The Paenibacillus mucilaginosus 3016 genome includes the window CGGCGTCCAGGATCAGCGCTTCCCTGCCCCGCTCCGCGAGCGCCTGGGCACAAGCGAGGCCTGCCTGGCCGCCGCCGATGATGAGCACTTCGGCATCCCATGACATGGCTCCATCCTCCCTACACCCGCAGCTCGCCGTGCCGGTTCACTGAAGTCTCCACCTGAATCGTTACATGGGAGATCCCAAAGCGGTCTTCGATGAGCCGGATCGCCCGCTGGAGCAGCTCCTGGCTGTCCCGGCCGTCTTCCATGAGCAGGTGGCAGCTCAGCGAATCGAGCCCGGAGGTGATCGTCCAGACATGCAGGTCATGCACATCGATCACCCCGTCGAGCTCTTCGAGCGCCGCTTTCACCTGGCCTGGCTGACAGCCCGCCGGAGTGCCCTCCATCAGAATGTGAAGCGTCCGCCGGATGAGATCCCAGGCTCCCCGCAGGATGAGCAGCGCCACCAGCACGGAGATGATCCCGTCGGCCGCGTACCAGCCCGTCAGGAGCATAATCGCCCCGGCCAGGATCGCACCCAGCGAGCCCAGCGCATCACCCAGTACGTGCAGGTAGGCGCTGCGCAGGTTCACATTCCCTTTGACATCGCCCTGCCGCATGAGAGCCCAGGCGCTGACGAGATTGACCCCAAGCCCGATAGCTGCAATGCCCATCATCGCGCCGCTGGCCACTTCGGGCGGCTGCAGCAGCCGGCCGTACGCCTCGTAGATAATCCAGCCGGCGATGAGGAAGAGCGTCAGTCCGTTGAACAGCGCGGCGAGAATCTCGAAGCGGTGGTAGCCGTAGGTGCGCTGCTCGGAAGCCGGGCGGGCCGCCAGCGTCACCGCAACCAGGCTGAGCAGCAGGGAGGCGGTGTCGCTGAGCATATGCCCCGAATCCGAGAGCAGCGCCAGGCTGTTCGTCCAGAGCCCGCCGACGAACTCGAGCAGGAGGATGCCTCCGGTCAGCAGCAGGGCGAACAGCAGTCCCCGCTTGTTCCCTTCGCGCACCGCATCGGGACCGTGGTGATGATGGCCGAGCAGACCGTGATGGTGTCCATGATGTCCGTGACCATGATGGTCATGCCCATGGTGGCTGTGCCCGTGATGGCCATGATCAGGGTGATCGTGCGCATGCCCGTCATGGTCGTGGTCGTGCTCGTGGTGAACTTGATCGTGATCAACGCGCCCGTGCCCGTGCTCATGCGCATGCCCGCTGCAGCCGCCATGTGTATCGGCAGCCTGGACATGTCCCTCGGCTTCCTCTCCGTTACCGCCGCTGCAGCTTTTACCCGGGTGGCCCGCTGTCGATCCGGTGCTCCCTTCTTCTCCCTGAGACTTGGAGCGTTCCGTCTTCCCGCGATCGGCCGTAAGCCCCCGTTCGCCGGCCGTGTGACCGTCCCGGCCTGCTGCCGGCTGCCCTTGGCCGCCCCCCGAGTGCGCTCCCTGTCCCTTCACCGCTTCCTCATCCTTACCGCCGCTGCCGCCCATTGACCATTCCTCCCTCTTCCTCCTTGGAGGCGGCCCAGCCGCATCCAAGATCTAAACATATGAGCATGTATTCATATGTTTAGTATGCCTCCCGGGATCCGCTTTTGTCAACCGCCTGCCGGGCCCATTTTAAACGAACAGGCCCCAGGGGGACCCTCGACGAGACAGGCGTCTCCAAGCCGTTAGGACCCAAAAATGCCGGCCCCTGACCAGAACGCTTCTGGCAGATGCCGGCATCCCGCCGCTTCCGTGTTATTTGTTCAGGATATCGTCCTTCAGGGTCGCCACGTGGCTGACGATCGTATCGATATCGCCTTCGCCGACGCCCGCTTCCCGCAGCGAGGCTGTCAGGTGATTTACGATCGCGTTCCAGTGGATAGGCTGCAGGTTCATGCCCTCGTGCGCCTTCGCCATGCTCGCCCCCGTGTACTGGGCCGGTCCGCCGAGCGCGAAGCTCAGGAACTTCGTCTGGTGCCTGCGCTGCTTTTCCATGTCCGTATCCTTGAAGAACCCGTTGACCGTATCATCGGCCAATACTTTTTTGTAGAAAATATCCACGACCGCCCCGATCGCGGCCTCCCCGCCCAGCTTCTCATAGATCGATTCAGATTGACTCATCTCTCGCATTCCTCCCGGTTTATAGAGCCCCCGGCCCCCCGTCTCCCGGCTGAGAACGAACCGTCCCCGCCGGCATCCTGCGGCCGAAGGTCTCTTCTTTTATCACCCGTATAGCTTGTCCGGCAGCAGGTAAAATCATCCTTCCCCTCCTGCCGGCATCAGAACAAATCCAGCTGCTGCGGCGCAAACGGCCTCACCGGCTGCCCGAGCATCTCCATCAGCCTCACCGCGTTGCCGGCCGCATGACCGCCCGAATTATTGTTGAAGATGAAGCATACCTCCTCCGTCTGCTCCCCGAGCACAGCCAGATTCGCCTTCCACTCCAGCAGCTCTTCCTCACTGTAGTTATAGAGGTAGCGAACCTCCCGCCAGTTCGGCCCCCCGCCTCCGTTCCAGTTCGCCGCATTGCGCCCGTGCATCCGGACGATGGTGAGTCTCCTATCCGTAGCTTGAAGCACGGTCGGAACCGAGCCGGGACCGGCCTGCGGTTCGTCGCAGATGCTGTGGATCCAGCCCTCCCGCTGCATGAACGAGAGCGTCTTCTCCCGCATCTCTTCGGCGAACCAGCTCTGGTGGCGGAACTCCAGCGCCAGGGGCAGATCCCCCATCCGCTCGCGGGCCAGCCGCAGCTCCTCCACATGCGCCTTCTTGCAGTCAAACCACGGCGGGTACTGGAAGAGCACGGCCTTCAGCTTGCCGGCTTCCCTGACGGGCTCGATCGACTCCCGGAACGCACCGAACATCGTCTCCTCGTCGGGGAAGGGGCTTCGGCCCCGCTGGTGCCCGGTCATTCCCTGGTACGCCTTGATGACGAATCCGAAGTCCTGCGGCGTATCGGCCGCCCAGCGTTCGTAATTCGCCCTGGATTGTACGGCATAGAACGAGCTGTCCACTTCCACTAAGCCAAAATAGGTGCCGTACACCCTCAGCTTGTCCCTGGCTGCCGTGCCCTTCTCATACAGCTCGTCGTGGTCGCCCCAGCCCGCAAGTCCGATCCGGATCATGCGCCCGCCTCCTTTCACCATTCCTTGGCCGGGCCCCCGCTTGCCCCGCAGACCCAGCCGACGCTTCCGTGTTTGCCCCTTTTTACCCGCAGAGCCCCTTCTTGACTACTTGGGCCTGATCCCCAAGCCTTTCCTTCACAGTCTTCGTTCAAAGCCTGTATCTTCCGGTGTTTCATCCTGCGATTTGCCCTACCCGGCACCGGGCCCCGGCCGCCCCAGCTCGGAAGCTCACTTGAAGCTGCATGTCGGCCCCAGCCTTACGCCCGGCCTGCCAGAACACGGGCCGCCGCTTCCTCCGCCGTCAGCTTGAAGGTCTCCCCGCTGCGCCGCTCCTTATATTCGACGAAGCCTTCGGCGGCATCCCGGCCGATCACAATGCGCACCGGCAGGCCGATGAGGTCCGCATCCTTGAACTTCACGCCCGGGCGCTCGGCCCGGTCATCGAGCAGCATCTCGGCCCCCCGGCTCCGCAGCTCAGCGTACAGCCGGTCCGCCAGCTCGGCGGCCGGGCCCTCCTGTCCCAGCGGGATCAGGTGCGCATCGAACGGGGCGAGACCCTCCGGCCAGACGATGCCCTGCTCGTCGTGATGCTGCTCTACGACCGCGGAGAGGATCCGCGACACCCCGATGCCGTAGCAGCCCATGATCATCGGCCGCTCCACCCCCGTCTCATCCGTGAAGACGGCCCCCAGCTTCGCGCTGTACTTCGTGCCGAGCTTGAACACATGACCCACCTCGATGCCCCGGTGCTGCTCGAGCCCCCCGCCGCAGCGCGGACAGGCGTCGTCCCCGCGTACATTGCGGTAATCACCCACCCGCTCCAGCGGAAAATCCCGGCCGGGCACGACATGCCGCAGATGCCAGTCGGCCTCGTTCGCACCGGTGATGCCTTCGGCCAGGGCCGCCGCCTCGCGGTCCACCAGCAGCGGCACCTGCAGCCCGACAGGTCCCGCTAAGCCGACCCGAGCACCGGTCACGCGCTGCGTTGTCTCGGCATCGGCAAGCTCCAGCACGTCTGCGCCGAGCGCAGCCCGCACCTTGGCCTCGTTCACCTCGTGGAGGCCCCGCACAACAACGGCGGCCGGCTGCCCGTCGGCAAGATAGATCAGCGTCTTCAGCAGCAGACCGGCTTCTTCCCCGAGCTTCTCCGTCAGTTCGGCGATCGTCCGCACGCCCGGCGTGTGCCAGCGCTCCGCATCCGGCACCGGCACCTCCCCTTGCGGGGCCTCGGGCGGGGTCCAGGCGGCCTCCGCCTTCTCCAGGTTGGCGGCGTAATCACAGGCCGTGCAGCTGACGATCGTGTCCTCGCCGACCGCACACAGCGCCATGAATTCGTGCGTGCCCCCTTCTCCTCCGATGGAGCCCGAATCGGCCTCCACCGCCCGGTAGCGCAGGCCGCAGCCCTGCATGATCCGGTGGTATGCCGCTTCCATGCGCCGGTATGACCGGTCCAGACCCTCCCAGTCGGCATCGAAGGAGTAAGCATCCTTCATCAGGAACTCCCTTCCCCGCAGGAGGCCGAACCGCGGACGCCGCTCGTCCCGGAACTTCGTCTGAATCTGATACAAGGTCATCGGCAGCCGGCGGTAAGAGCTGATCTCATCACGCACCAGCGTCGTAATGACCTCCTCGTGCGTCGGTCCGAGGGCGAACTCCCGCCCGTGTCGGTCCGTCAGCCGGACGAGCTCAGGGCCGTACACCCCGTAGCGGCCGGACTCCCGCCACAGCTCGGCAGGCTGCATGGCAGGCAGGAGCACCTCCTGGGCACCCGCCGCTTCCATCTCCCGGCGGATGAGCTCCTCCACCCTGCGCAGGACCTTGCGGCCGAGCGGCAGGTACGAATAGATTCCCGCCGCCAGCGGACGGATCAGCCCGGCCCGCAGCATCAGCCGGTGGCTCGCCGCCTCCGCCTCTGCAGGTACCTCCCGCAGCGTAGGCATGAACAGTGTACTTTGCTTCATGACCATCCCTCCTTACGGTGATGGGCACACCAAAAAGCACGCCTCGTCAGGGACGAAAGCGTGCCGTGGTACCACCCTAATTTGTCAACGTCCGCCCCGTCCTACTGCCGTACGGGTGGCGTCTCCTCTTCCGTGATAACGGGATGGGCCCGGCTGCGGTTACTAAGAAGAGGCAGCCCTCCTCTTCCTTTCCCCCCAGCAGCTTCCAAGGCGGGAGACACTGCGCGAGCCGGAGGCGCTTCTCAGCAGGGGCGCCCTCTCTGGACCGGCTGAAGCTGCAGGTCTGTGTCCTTGGTCGAATGCTTTTTGGCATATGCGTGCAAAATGTTACTGTCCAATGTACACCACTTTCTTCCATTTGGCAAGTGCCTGCCGGCTTGCCTGCAGCCTTCGGCCATTCACGGCTTGGTTCGGTCACCGAAAGAGCGGCTCCGCCCCTGAAGAGAGAGCCGTTTGGTATTTTTCCGGCCCAACCTGCACCCAATGCCTCTCCCGCTGCGTACTAGAACATAACAAGAACAAAGGAGTGAAGCGCTATGACAACACCCGAGCAAGGGACGTCCGCCCGGGCCGAGACGGTCCAGGATCTGCAGAACGCGCTGCGGGAGATCGAGGCCTGGGAGAAGGGCCAGCAGGATCTGTGGTTCTGGGAAAAAATCGGACGCCTTCCGTTCCAGCTCCTTGACAAGCTCACCCCGAAGTTCATCCAGGATAAAATCGGCCTTGCCATGGACGAGGTGGGCAGCTTCGTGCAGACGGGCGGCCGTTATCTGATCTCCGAACGGGGGATGCTGGGCCGGCTGGAGGAAGGACACCGCAAGGCCGGCGGCCGGCCTTTGGAAGGCCCCCTGACCATGCAGACAGCTGCCGGTCTGCCGCTGTCCGTCATGGATGCGGCTGCGGCGGAGCTCGCTCAGAGCCGGGTCACGCTGGCCACGGCCCAGGGGGCGACGACCGGCTTCGGCGGGATCTTCACGCTCGCCATCGATATCCCCGCGCTGCTCGGGCTGTCGCTGAAGGTGCTGCAGGAGCTGGCGATCGTGTACGGCTTCGACCCGAAGGAGAAGAGCGAGCGCGTCTTCGTGATCAAGTGTCTGCAGTTCGTCAACTCCGACATCGTAGGCAAAAAAGCCGTCCTTAGCGAGCTCTCCGACTTCGGCAGCGAGAGCCGGCAGCGCGACGCCCTCTCCCAGCTCCAGGGCTGGAGGGAAGTGATCGCCGCCTACCGGGATAACTTCGGCTGGAAGAAGCTCTTCCAGATGGTGCCGATCGCCGGCATGGTGTTCGGCGCCTTCCTGAACCGCAGCACGCTGCAGGATGTGGCGGAAGCCGGCACGATGCTGTACCGCAAGCGCCGGGTGCTCGAGCGGATGCGGGAGCTCGAGGAAGCCGCCGGCGCCAGATAGCGCAGCGGGAGGTCTGAAGCGGCAGGGCGGTCTCCTGCGGGGCAGCACATGTGACCTTCCGGCCGCACAAGAGGGGAGTACGGCCCTATGCCGTACTCCCCTCCCTCTTTTCCACCCTATGTCCGTTCCTGTGCCCCGTCTCCTCTGCGTTCCTCCAGCCATTCGAGGAACAGGGCGTAATCCTCTTCCACCTGGTAAGCATAGGCAACGGCCCATTGGGCGATATAATCGCAGAACGCCTCCCGGTCCCCTCCGATCGCCCGGTCGATCTCGTCTTCGCTGTGATACGCCATCAACCCCTGGTGCATATCAGCGTCTGCTCTGGCATGCAGCTTGGCCGTGATCTGCCCCATCGTCTTCAGCACCCCGTGCAGCTCGTCCGGCCCTTCGAGCCGGTCCGACTTCAGCCGTTTTTTGTACGGAGATCTCTCCCGCACGTAGAAATCCCTTCCACTCATCGTCAGGTACCCGAGGAACGGATCGGCCTCATGGTGCATCGCCTGCTGGGTCAGGATGACCCGCTTGCCCTGATGGCCCATGTGCTCCCAGAACGCATCGTTGCGCGCCACAAAATACGCCGGCACCGGGGCCCTGACCTCCTTGACCTCCAGCACGATATCGTCAAGTCCCTGCTCCCCGGCTTCCCCGTCGATCAGCACATAGAAGCGGTCGAGGCCGATAGAGGCCGTTCCCGATCCGTGCTTCACCGCCAGGTCCTTGATCCGGTAATACCCTTCGGGCTTGATCCCCTTGGCCTGCAGCGTCTGCAGATACTGAGGCCAGGCAGTCTCCAGCGCCGCCTTCTCCTCAGGCGTCGGCGGCAGGATCTCCTCCGACTTCGTGAACTTGCGGGTATCTCGGGTCAGCGTCGTGACCCCCTCCAGGAAGTGCGAGGCGAGCCGCTTCTCCGTCTTCTTGAGCAGGCGGCGGATCGCCCCGCCCGTATGCTCCTTATCGAAGACGAGCGTGCGCGGATCTTCCTTGCGTCTGGCAAACCGGCGGATCTGTTTGGCATACGAGGCGAGATAGTGCGTAATGGCCTTTCTCTGTCCTGCGGGATCGATCTCCAGGGTCCGGCAGACGAGTGCCGTGCTGACCGACATCCGCAGCAGGTCGTACAGATAAGAGCCGAGACAGCCCTCGTCAAAATCATTCACATCATACACCATCCGGCCGTTCTCGCTGCGGAACGCGCCGAAGTTCTCGAAGTGTAGATCTCCCTGGATCCACGTGGGGCGCGCCGGATCGGTATGGTACGGGAACCACTCCCGGGACACGTCAAAGTAGAACAAATAGGCGCTTCCCCGGTAAAAGGAAAACGGACTGCCCGCCATCTTGGCGTATTTCTGGCGCCGCTTGTCCTCCGGCAGGCCCATGAGGCTTCCGTCAAATTCGTTCAATACGCTGGCCAGCATCTCTTTGCGCAGGCGCTTCTGCGTCACCCGGACGCGTTCAGTCAATGTGTGCGTGCTCATTCTCCGTCTCCTCCCGCCACCCGGAGGGTTACCGCTTCCCTCGAACGTGCTTGGCCGCCCGGGTAAGCCCGGGCGTTTTCCCCCCATCGTAGCCTACCCCCAGTGGTCTGTCAACGCAGAGAAAATCACGGCCGGACGAACCCCAAAATCATTCACCGAAGGTGTTTCAACCTCCGAAGAAACGGGTAATCAAGCGGAACCGCCCTGCTGCCGCCGATTCATCGCTTGCCCCCATAGCATTGCTGTCCACCTATGGCAGCCCCTCTCCAGTTCACCACTGCTTTTCTGAATCATCACATCTGCCGGATGCTTGATTCCAATCCGTTTCCATGGTATGGTAACTAACAAATATTGGTTTGTAATCGCTTTAATTGTTTGGTACAGCTTATGTATCTCTACTCTGACGAAGGTGGTGTTCTCATGGACATTGTGCTGATTCTCCTGGTTTTGGCGGCTGCCTGCTACTTCCTGTACCGCCGCAATGCCGGCTGGACAACCGTTTCGAGCGGCATCGGACCCGATGCCCGCAGGCTCGAAGACCATTACCGCTATCTCAAGTCGCAGAGCATCCGCTGCCGGCTCAAATCCAACGCCGATTCGCATCTGGGCACGATCCAGACCGCGGCGGCCGCGGTCGATCCGCTTAACAACGAGCATCTTCAGCTCGATGTGCACACGGAAGACATCCACAAGGCGTCCGAGCTCCTGCAGCAGCTGCAGGAACCCGCGCCTTACGGAAGGAATACACCGTAACTTGCCGGGAACAGCCCGGCCTTCAAACCGTAACCATCCAAACAACCCCTGACCGGTAGGTTCAGGGGTTAGTTCCGGTTCGGCTCGAAAAGGCTTCGGACAGTCGGAGCCGGCGGCCCGCACTCATGGAGTCAGCTCACGGAAAAACTGGTTGTAGAACGTGTAGGGGCTGGCGGCATACCGGAAGCCGAGCGCGAAACCCGAGAACTCAATCGTTACGGACTTGAGCGCACGGGTCGTGACCTTGCTGCGGACCAGCCGGGTCAGCAGTCCCGTGTTGCCCGAGCGGACCGCCGCCACAATCAGACGGGCGAACGGCTTGTTGCGCACGATCTCGCGGTAGAGCGGAACCAGCACCCGGGCGATGGAGCGGTGCACCCCCGTGTTGAAGTAGAATTGGGCCGTTCCCGGGCGGAGGGAGGTCCCGTTCGTGTACTGCAGCACCGGCCGCGGCGCCCGGAAGTCGACGAAATAACCGATGCCGTTCGTCGAGAAAGACGAGATGCGCGGCAGGTACAGCTGCACCTCGCGCAGCAGCCGCTCGAGCACCCCGAGATCCCCCCGGCGTACCCCCTTCGTCCAGGCCGCCGCAAAGGCCCGGTTCGTGGCGATCCGGTGGTAGAACGGGAGCATCGCCCCTGCTGCTTTCTGAAGGACGGCTGTCGTTATGCACCGTCCCGATGTCTGATTGGCCTTCATGACAGTGACCCTCTCCTTTTACTCCATCTTATGTGGAGGGACGGGCAAAGGTGTGGGGCGTTCCCCCACCAGGGCATGGACGATAAGCCCGCAGCCGATGCGGTTACCAGGTCGGACCTGCCTTTGTTTGACTATAGCGCATGCCGGATCTCAATCCGTTCGCCCTCTTACACGGATTTTCCGTGTTACATGCCCGATGCAGCCTTTGGCTCTCCCGCTAACACGGTTTTTCCGTCTTCCACCACATCCAATCCCCTGCTCCCGCACGCCGTTCTCCCTATTACACGGATTTTCCGTGTTACATAGCCGATGCGGACCCTCGTTCCCTCGCTAACACGGTTTTTCCGTCTTAAACCACATCCAATCCCCTGCTCCC containing:
- a CDS encoding cation diffusion facilitator family transporter, which codes for MLGHHHHGPDAVREGNKRGLLFALLLTGGILLLEFVGGLWTNSLALLSDSGHMLSDTASLLLSLVAVTLAARPASEQRTYGYHRFEILAALFNGLTLFLIAGWIIYEAYGRLLQPPEVASGAMMGIAAIGLGVNLVSAWALMRQGDVKGNVNLRSAYLHVLGDALGSLGAILAGAIMLLTGWYAADGIISVLVALLILRGAWDLIRRTLHILMEGTPAGCQPGQVKAALEELDGVIDVHDLHVWTITSGLDSLSCHLLMEDGRDSQELLQRAIRLIEDRFGISHVTIQVETSVNRHGELRV
- a CDS encoding group I truncated hemoglobin, with the protein product MSQSESIYEKLGGEAAIGAVVDIFYKKVLADDTVNGFFKDTDMEKQRRHQTKFLSFALGGPAQYTGASMAKAHEGMNLQPIHWNAIVNHLTASLREAGVGEGDIDTIVSHVATLKDDILNK
- a CDS encoding DUF72 domain-containing protein gives rise to the protein MIRIGLAGWGDHDELYEKGTAARDKLRVYGTYFGLVEVDSSFYAVQSRANYERWAADTPQDFGFVIKAYQGMTGHQRGRSPFPDEETMFGAFRESIEPVREAGKLKAVLFQYPPWFDCKKAHVEELRLARERMGDLPLALEFRHQSWFAEEMREKTLSFMQREGWIHSICDEPQAGPGSVPTVLQATDRRLTIVRMHGRNAANWNGGGGPNWREVRYLYNYSEEELLEWKANLAVLGEQTEEVCFIFNNNSGGHAAGNAVRLMEMLGQPVRPFAPQQLDLF
- a CDS encoding proline--tRNA ligase; this encodes MKQSTLFMPTLREVPAEAEAASHRLMLRAGLIRPLAAGIYSYLPLGRKVLRRVEELIRREMEAAGAQEVLLPAMQPAELWRESGRYGVYGPELVRLTDRHGREFALGPTHEEVITTLVRDEISSYRRLPMTLYQIQTKFRDERRPRFGLLRGREFLMKDAYSFDADWEGLDRSYRRMEAAYHRIMQGCGLRYRAVEADSGSIGGEGGTHEFMALCAVGEDTIVSCTACDYAANLEKAEAAWTPPEAPQGEVPVPDAERWHTPGVRTIAELTEKLGEEAGLLLKTLIYLADGQPAAVVVRGLHEVNEAKVRAALGADVLELADAETTQRVTGARVGLAGPVGLQVPLLVDREAAALAEGITGANEADWHLRHVVPGRDFPLERVGDYRNVRGDDACPRCGGGLEQHRGIEVGHVFKLGTKYSAKLGAVFTDETGVERPMIMGCYGIGVSRILSAVVEQHHDEQGIVWPEGLAPFDAHLIPLGQEGPAAELADRLYAELRSRGAEMLLDDRAERPGVKFKDADLIGLPVRIVIGRDAAEGFVEYKERRSGETFKLTAEEAAARVLAGRA
- a CDS encoding EcsC family protein; amino-acid sequence: MTTPEQGTSARAETVQDLQNALREIEAWEKGQQDLWFWEKIGRLPFQLLDKLTPKFIQDKIGLAMDEVGSFVQTGGRYLISERGMLGRLEEGHRKAGGRPLEGPLTMQTAAGLPLSVMDAAAAELAQSRVTLATAQGATTGFGGIFTLAIDIPALLGLSLKVLQELAIVYGFDPKEKSERVFVIKCLQFVNSDIVGKKAVLSELSDFGSESRQRDALSQLQGWREVIAAYRDNFGWKKLFQMVPIAGMVFGAFLNRSTLQDVAEAGTMLYRKRRVLERMRELEEAAGAR
- a CDS encoding DUF2252 domain-containing protein, whose translation is MSTHTLTERVRVTQKRLRKEMLASVLNEFDGSLMGLPEDKRRQKYAKMAGSPFSFYRGSAYLFYFDVSREWFPYHTDPARPTWIQGDLHFENFGAFRSENGRMVYDVNDFDEGCLGSYLYDLLRMSVSTALVCRTLEIDPAGQRKAITHYLASYAKQIRRFARRKEDPRTLVFDKEHTGGAIRRLLKKTEKRLASHFLEGVTTLTRDTRKFTKSEEILPPTPEEKAALETAWPQYLQTLQAKGIKPEGYYRIKDLAVKHGSGTASIGLDRFYVLIDGEAGEQGLDDIVLEVKEVRAPVPAYFVARNDAFWEHMGHQGKRVILTQQAMHHEADPFLGYLTMSGRDFYVRERSPYKKRLKSDRLEGPDELHGVLKTMGQITAKLHARADADMHQGLMAYHSEDEIDRAIGGDREAFCDYIAQWAVAYAYQVEEDYALFLEWLEERRGDGAQERT